The following are encoded together in the Euwallacea fornicatus isolate EFF26 chromosome 11, ASM4011564v1, whole genome shotgun sequence genome:
- the Mondo gene encoding MLX-interacting protein isoform X6, translating to MLCRSKFVNKPEIMSYLVQHKRLDKPGRESIHSGQFMVSQFEAEEQDDEDNLAVPIPEVDAKTVVPIKAYLQGTLDASNSRNQQQPICIEHSLSKLFQCMSIAYRQKLTSPKWNRFRGVRLRWKDKIRLNNVIWRCWHLQFIKKENTLICQFASPLDVDTHNKPEAIVLEGKYWKRKLAAVTAEYKKWRMFYRNHLYGPTHKEDVDMLNGMDAIFGDSNSVNNMMMIDEDYRELMSDTLFSTITNQPFPFPDTRELAKFGFADFIQPSLGPLQPNLIDYMDTFDPLQELCATKLPTVPEEHPHPGSWEYANHHVNPTDLSVQVQVSQVPSTSAPQYQQHTSSLQDNQLQIQENASTYGSHAMLSSNEPYIQTSSYPINPKLNPKSRGKHHGQHLQSSMASYQAYSGGQTLVTDVEHVILNNKLQVPMKSCSSQGQQQRSADMGETPGSFQEAFRAHASSAPAGYKFGPPGRPSVKFTSPTMQQQQQQVQAQASQLQMQPLPIHVSPISYHPNLASVQQKDKEDHRNRPPLRGRGRSRSNTREPPKRPPLISAVSDPALLTPQTNVLLTQLLTTNSPISEAVQAAYSQNQALGSTPDLSLHRRIKEEHHLPVLPHSLTSQITVTTVAMTNGDNQSYLSTANSPLDSPSQNLHSPTSSQGSIGSPGREGSNRDRRVGHIHAEQKRRCNIKNGFDMMHSLIPQLNQNPNAKSFQLAKAAMLQKGAEYIRLLRTERNQLRDEMDSLRQQIESLNTSISNCQSMLPATGAPVSRRRDSRMQEMFDEYVSRRTMENWKFWIFSLICRPLLNSFNNFVSSSSLEDLYASTLLWVEQHCTLVDLRPVVLNSLRYLCTKTEILSEPEKLAEEARKLVLQQDKK from the exons ATGCTATGTCGCAGTAAATTTGTCAACAAACCGGAGATCATGTCCTATTTGGTGCAGCACAAGAGGCTGGATAAACCGGGCCGAGAGTCCATCCATTCGGGACAGTTTATGGTATCCCAATTTGAAGCCGAAGAACAGGACGACGAAGATAATCTAGCCGTCCCTATTCCCGAGGTCGACGCCAAGACTGTTGTCCCCATTAAGGCCTATTTGCAGGGGACTTTGGACGCTTCGAATAGCAGGAACCAGCAACAGCCCATATGTATTGAGCACAGCCTTAGCAAATTGTTTCAATGTATGTCAATAGCCTATAG ACAAAAACTGACTTCGCCCAAATGGAACCGATTCCGAGGGGTTCGCCTCCGATGGAAGGACAAGATACGGCTCAACAACGTGATATGGAGGTGCTGGCACCTTCAAT TTATCAAGAAGGAGAACACCCTTATCTGTCAATTTGCCTCCCCGCTTGATGTGGACACTCACAACAAGCCCGAG GCCATTGTTCTGGAAGGAAAGTACTGGAAAAGAAAACTAGCTGCTGTCACTGCTGAATACAAAAAATGGCGCATGTTCTACCGGAACCACCTCTACGGGCCCACCCACAAAGAGGATGTAGACATG CTCAATGGAATGGACGCTATCTTTGGCGACTCAAACAGTGTCAACAACATGATGATGATCGACGAGGATTATCGGGAATTGATGAGCGATACCTTATTCTCCACGATCACCAATCAACCGTTCCCATTTCCTGATACAAGGGAACTGG CAAAATTTGGTTTTGCCGATTTTATACAGCCGAGTTTGGGTCCTTTGCAGCCGAATTTAATCGACTACATGGACACGTTTGATCCGTTACAAG AGTTATGCGCTACAAAGTTACCAACAGTACCTGAGGAACATCCCCACCCAGGCTCGTGGGAATACGCCAATCATCACGTGAACCCCACTGACTTATCCGTTCAAGTTCAG GTGTCTCAAGTGCCATCCACCTCAGCTCCTCAATATCAGCAACACACGTCTTCGCTCCAGGACAATCAGCTGCAAATCCAGGAAAACGCGTCCACATACGGCAGTCACGCGATGCTTTCCTCGAATGAGCCCTACATCCAGACCAGCAGCTATCCCATAAACCCGAAATTGAACCCCAAATCTAGGGGAAAGCACCATGGGCAACATTTGCAATCCTCGATGGCTAGCTATCAAGCGTACAGTGGAGGGCAAACCTTAGTCACGGACGTCGAACATGTGATTCTTAATAATAAGCTTCAAG TGCCAATGAAAAGCTGCTCATCTCAAGGGCAGCAGCAGCGCTCTGCAGATATGGGAGAGACTCCTGGGAGTTTTCAGGAGGCATTCAGGGCACATGCATCTTCCGCCCCTGCGGGGTACAAATTCGGGCCGCCTGGTCGACCCAGCGTTAAGTTTACATCACCCACAatgcagcagcagcagcagcaggtACAGGCACAGGCGTCCCAACTGCAGATGCAACCACTCCCCATACACGTGTCCCCTATTTCTTACCATCCCAACTTAGCCTCAGTA CAGCAAAAAGACAAAGAAGACCACAGAAACAGACCTCCTCTGCGTGGAAGAGGGCGGTCTAGGTCCAACACTAGGGAACCCCCCAAAAGGCCCCCCCTAATTTCAGCCGTTAGCGACCCTGCTCTGTTGACGCCCCAAACTAACGTGTTGTTGACTCAACTGTTAACCACCA ATTCCCCCATAAGTGAAGCCGTCCAAGCAGCTTACAGTCAAAACCAAGCCTTAGGCTCTACCCCCGATCTATCTCTACACAGGAGAATCAAAGAAGAACATCATCTGCCAGTTTTGCCTCATTCTTTGACGTCCCAAATCACCGTGACCACAGTTGCAATGACCAATGGAGATAAT CAGTCGTACCTGAGCACCGCAAACAGTCCCCTGGACTCTCCATCGCAAAACTTGCACTCGCCCACCTCTTCTCAAGGTTCCATAGGGTCTCCCGGACGAGAGGGTTCCAATCGAGACAGGAGAGTAGGACACATACACGCAGAGCAAAAGCGCAGGTGCAATATCAAAAATGGGTTCGACATGATGCATTCGTTGATACCGCAACTCAACCAGAACCCTAATGCCAAG TCGTTTCAGCTCGCTAAAGCGGCAATGCTGCAGAAGGGGGCCGAATACATTCGGCTCTTGCGGACTGAGCGTAATCAGTTGAGGGATGAAATGGACTCGCTGAGGCAACAAATCGAATCGCTCAACACGTCGATAAG CAACTGCCAGTCCATGTTGCCAGCGACGGGGGCTCCGGTGTCGCGTAGGCGCGACAGTCGCATGCAAGAAATGTTCGACGAGTATGTTAGTAGACGCACAATGGAAAATTGGAAGTTTTGGATC TTCAGCTTAATATGCAGGCCTCTATTAAATTCCTTCAACAACTTCGTTTCAAGCTCGAGTTTGGAGGACCTTTACGCCTCCACGTTACTGTGGGTTGAACAGCATTGCACCCTAGTGGATCTCAGACCAG TTGTGTTAAATTCGTTACGGTACCTGTGCACCAAGACAGAAATCCTGTCAGAACCAGAAAAGTTAGCTGAAGAGGCGAGAAAATTGGTGCTGCagcaagataaaaaataa
- the Mondo gene encoding MLX-interacting protein isoform X7: MLCRSKFVNKPEIMSYLVQHKRLDKPGRESIHSGQFMVSQFEAEEQDDEDNLAVPIPEVDAKTVVPIKAYLQGTLDASNSRNQQQPICIEHSLSKLFQCMSIAYRQKLTSPKWNRFRGVRLRWKDKIRLNNVIWRCWHLQFIKKENTLICQFASPLDVDTHNKPEAIVLEGKYWKRKLAAVTAEYKKWRMFYRNHLYGPTHKEDVDMLNGMDAIFGDSNSVNNMMMIDEDYRELMSDTLFSTITNQPFPFPDTRELAKFGFADFIQPSLGPLQPNLIDYMDTFDPLQELCATKLPTVPEEHPHPGSWEYANHHVNPTDLSVQVQVSQVPSTSAPQYQQHTSSLQDNQLQIQENASTYGSHAMLSSNEPYIQTSSYPINPKLNPKSRGKHHGQHLQSSMASYQAYSGGQTLVTDVEHVILNNKLQVPMKSCSSQGQQQRSADMGETPGSFQEAFRAHASSAPAGYKFGPPGRPSVKFTSPTMQQQQQQVQAQASQLQMQPLPIHVSPISYHPNLASVQQKDKEDHRNRPPLRGRGRSRSNTREPPKRPPLISAVSDPALLTPQTNVLLTQLLTTNSPISEAVQAAYSQNQALGSTPDLSLHRRIKEEHHLPVLPHSLTSQITVTTVAMTNGDNQSYLSTANSPLDSPSQNLHSPTSSQGSIGSPGREGSNRDRRVGHIHAEQKRRCNIKNGFDMMHSLIPQLNQNPNAKLAKAAMLQKGAEYIRLLRTERNQLRDEMDSLRQQIESLNTSISNCQSMLPATGAPVSRRRDSRMQEMFDEYVSRRTMENWKFWIFSLICRPLLNSFNNFVSSSSLEDLYASTLLWVEQHCTLVDLRPVVLNSLRYLCTKTEILSEPEKLAEEARKLVLQQDKK; this comes from the exons ATGCTATGTCGCAGTAAATTTGTCAACAAACCGGAGATCATGTCCTATTTGGTGCAGCACAAGAGGCTGGATAAACCGGGCCGAGAGTCCATCCATTCGGGACAGTTTATGGTATCCCAATTTGAAGCCGAAGAACAGGACGACGAAGATAATCTAGCCGTCCCTATTCCCGAGGTCGACGCCAAGACTGTTGTCCCCATTAAGGCCTATTTGCAGGGGACTTTGGACGCTTCGAATAGCAGGAACCAGCAACAGCCCATATGTATTGAGCACAGCCTTAGCAAATTGTTTCAATGTATGTCAATAGCCTATAG ACAAAAACTGACTTCGCCCAAATGGAACCGATTCCGAGGGGTTCGCCTCCGATGGAAGGACAAGATACGGCTCAACAACGTGATATGGAGGTGCTGGCACCTTCAAT TTATCAAGAAGGAGAACACCCTTATCTGTCAATTTGCCTCCCCGCTTGATGTGGACACTCACAACAAGCCCGAG GCCATTGTTCTGGAAGGAAAGTACTGGAAAAGAAAACTAGCTGCTGTCACTGCTGAATACAAAAAATGGCGCATGTTCTACCGGAACCACCTCTACGGGCCCACCCACAAAGAGGATGTAGACATG CTCAATGGAATGGACGCTATCTTTGGCGACTCAAACAGTGTCAACAACATGATGATGATCGACGAGGATTATCGGGAATTGATGAGCGATACCTTATTCTCCACGATCACCAATCAACCGTTCCCATTTCCTGATACAAGGGAACTGG CAAAATTTGGTTTTGCCGATTTTATACAGCCGAGTTTGGGTCCTTTGCAGCCGAATTTAATCGACTACATGGACACGTTTGATCCGTTACAAG AGTTATGCGCTACAAAGTTACCAACAGTACCTGAGGAACATCCCCACCCAGGCTCGTGGGAATACGCCAATCATCACGTGAACCCCACTGACTTATCCGTTCAAGTTCAG GTGTCTCAAGTGCCATCCACCTCAGCTCCTCAATATCAGCAACACACGTCTTCGCTCCAGGACAATCAGCTGCAAATCCAGGAAAACGCGTCCACATACGGCAGTCACGCGATGCTTTCCTCGAATGAGCCCTACATCCAGACCAGCAGCTATCCCATAAACCCGAAATTGAACCCCAAATCTAGGGGAAAGCACCATGGGCAACATTTGCAATCCTCGATGGCTAGCTATCAAGCGTACAGTGGAGGGCAAACCTTAGTCACGGACGTCGAACATGTGATTCTTAATAATAAGCTTCAAG TGCCAATGAAAAGCTGCTCATCTCAAGGGCAGCAGCAGCGCTCTGCAGATATGGGAGAGACTCCTGGGAGTTTTCAGGAGGCATTCAGGGCACATGCATCTTCCGCCCCTGCGGGGTACAAATTCGGGCCGCCTGGTCGACCCAGCGTTAAGTTTACATCACCCACAatgcagcagcagcagcagcaggtACAGGCACAGGCGTCCCAACTGCAGATGCAACCACTCCCCATACACGTGTCCCCTATTTCTTACCATCCCAACTTAGCCTCAGTA CAGCAAAAAGACAAAGAAGACCACAGAAACAGACCTCCTCTGCGTGGAAGAGGGCGGTCTAGGTCCAACACTAGGGAACCCCCCAAAAGGCCCCCCCTAATTTCAGCCGTTAGCGACCCTGCTCTGTTGACGCCCCAAACTAACGTGTTGTTGACTCAACTGTTAACCACCA ATTCCCCCATAAGTGAAGCCGTCCAAGCAGCTTACAGTCAAAACCAAGCCTTAGGCTCTACCCCCGATCTATCTCTACACAGGAGAATCAAAGAAGAACATCATCTGCCAGTTTTGCCTCATTCTTTGACGTCCCAAATCACCGTGACCACAGTTGCAATGACCAATGGAGATAAT CAGTCGTACCTGAGCACCGCAAACAGTCCCCTGGACTCTCCATCGCAAAACTTGCACTCGCCCACCTCTTCTCAAGGTTCCATAGGGTCTCCCGGACGAGAGGGTTCCAATCGAGACAGGAGAGTAGGACACATACACGCAGAGCAAAAGCGCAGGTGCAATATCAAAAATGGGTTCGACATGATGCATTCGTTGATACCGCAACTCAACCAGAACCCTAATGCCAAG CTCGCTAAAGCGGCAATGCTGCAGAAGGGGGCCGAATACATTCGGCTCTTGCGGACTGAGCGTAATCAGTTGAGGGATGAAATGGACTCGCTGAGGCAACAAATCGAATCGCTCAACACGTCGATAAG CAACTGCCAGTCCATGTTGCCAGCGACGGGGGCTCCGGTGTCGCGTAGGCGCGACAGTCGCATGCAAGAAATGTTCGACGAGTATGTTAGTAGACGCACAATGGAAAATTGGAAGTTTTGGATC TTCAGCTTAATATGCAGGCCTCTATTAAATTCCTTCAACAACTTCGTTTCAAGCTCGAGTTTGGAGGACCTTTACGCCTCCACGTTACTGTGGGTTGAACAGCATTGCACCCTAGTGGATCTCAGACCAG TTGTGTTAAATTCGTTACGGTACCTGTGCACCAAGACAGAAATCCTGTCAGAACCAGAAAAGTTAGCTGAAGAGGCGAGAAAATTGGTGCTGCagcaagataaaaaataa
- the Mondo gene encoding MLX-interacting protein isoform X4, with the protein MLCRSKFVNKPEIMSYLVQHKRLDKPGRESIHSGQFMVSQFEAEEQDDEDNLAVPIPEVDAKTVVPIKAYLQGTLDASNSRNQQQPICIEHSLSKLFQCMSIAYRQKLTSPKWNRFRGVRLRWKDKIRLNNVIWRCWHLQFIKKENTLICQFASPLDVDTHNKPEAIVLEGKYWKRKLAAVTAEYKKWRMFYRNHLYGPTHKEDVDMLNGMDAIFGDSNSVNNMMMIDEDYRELMSDTLFSTITNQPFPFPDTRELAKFGFADFIQPSLGPLQPNLIDYMDTFDPLQELCATKLPTVPEEHPHPGSWEYANHHVNPTDLSVQVQVSQVPSTSAPQYQQHTSSLQDNQLQIQENASTYGSHAMLSSNEPYIQTSSYPINPKLNPKSRGKHHGQHLQSSMASYQAYSGGQTLVTDVEHVILNNKLQVPMKSCSSQGQQQRSADMGETPGSFQEAFRAHASSAPAGYKFGPPGRPSVKFTSPTMQQQQQQVQAQASQLQMQPLPIHVSPISYHPNLASVQQKDKEDHRNRPPLRGRGRSRSNTREPPKRPPLISAVSDPALLTPQTNVLLTQLLTTNSPISEAVQAAYSQNQALGSTPDLSLHRRIKEEHHLPVLPHSLTSQITVTTVAMTNGDNQSYLSTANSPLDSPSQNLHSPTSSQGSIGSPGREGSNRDRRVGHIHAEQKRRCNIKNGFDMMHSLIPQLNQNPNAKLAKAAMLQKGAEYIRLLRTERNQLRDEMDSLRQQIESLNTSISVLFCSNCQSMLPATGAPVSRRRDSRMQEMFDEYVSRRTMENWKFWIFSLICRPLLNSFNNFVSSSSLEDLYASTLLWVEQHCTLVDLRPVVLNSLRYLCTKTEILSEPEKLAEEARKLVLQQDKK; encoded by the exons ATGCTATGTCGCAGTAAATTTGTCAACAAACCGGAGATCATGTCCTATTTGGTGCAGCACAAGAGGCTGGATAAACCGGGCCGAGAGTCCATCCATTCGGGACAGTTTATGGTATCCCAATTTGAAGCCGAAGAACAGGACGACGAAGATAATCTAGCCGTCCCTATTCCCGAGGTCGACGCCAAGACTGTTGTCCCCATTAAGGCCTATTTGCAGGGGACTTTGGACGCTTCGAATAGCAGGAACCAGCAACAGCCCATATGTATTGAGCACAGCCTTAGCAAATTGTTTCAATGTATGTCAATAGCCTATAG ACAAAAACTGACTTCGCCCAAATGGAACCGATTCCGAGGGGTTCGCCTCCGATGGAAGGACAAGATACGGCTCAACAACGTGATATGGAGGTGCTGGCACCTTCAAT TTATCAAGAAGGAGAACACCCTTATCTGTCAATTTGCCTCCCCGCTTGATGTGGACACTCACAACAAGCCCGAG GCCATTGTTCTGGAAGGAAAGTACTGGAAAAGAAAACTAGCTGCTGTCACTGCTGAATACAAAAAATGGCGCATGTTCTACCGGAACCACCTCTACGGGCCCACCCACAAAGAGGATGTAGACATG CTCAATGGAATGGACGCTATCTTTGGCGACTCAAACAGTGTCAACAACATGATGATGATCGACGAGGATTATCGGGAATTGATGAGCGATACCTTATTCTCCACGATCACCAATCAACCGTTCCCATTTCCTGATACAAGGGAACTGG CAAAATTTGGTTTTGCCGATTTTATACAGCCGAGTTTGGGTCCTTTGCAGCCGAATTTAATCGACTACATGGACACGTTTGATCCGTTACAAG AGTTATGCGCTACAAAGTTACCAACAGTACCTGAGGAACATCCCCACCCAGGCTCGTGGGAATACGCCAATCATCACGTGAACCCCACTGACTTATCCGTTCAAGTTCAG GTGTCTCAAGTGCCATCCACCTCAGCTCCTCAATATCAGCAACACACGTCTTCGCTCCAGGACAATCAGCTGCAAATCCAGGAAAACGCGTCCACATACGGCAGTCACGCGATGCTTTCCTCGAATGAGCCCTACATCCAGACCAGCAGCTATCCCATAAACCCGAAATTGAACCCCAAATCTAGGGGAAAGCACCATGGGCAACATTTGCAATCCTCGATGGCTAGCTATCAAGCGTACAGTGGAGGGCAAACCTTAGTCACGGACGTCGAACATGTGATTCTTAATAATAAGCTTCAAG TGCCAATGAAAAGCTGCTCATCTCAAGGGCAGCAGCAGCGCTCTGCAGATATGGGAGAGACTCCTGGGAGTTTTCAGGAGGCATTCAGGGCACATGCATCTTCCGCCCCTGCGGGGTACAAATTCGGGCCGCCTGGTCGACCCAGCGTTAAGTTTACATCACCCACAatgcagcagcagcagcagcaggtACAGGCACAGGCGTCCCAACTGCAGATGCAACCACTCCCCATACACGTGTCCCCTATTTCTTACCATCCCAACTTAGCCTCAGTA CAGCAAAAAGACAAAGAAGACCACAGAAACAGACCTCCTCTGCGTGGAAGAGGGCGGTCTAGGTCCAACACTAGGGAACCCCCCAAAAGGCCCCCCCTAATTTCAGCCGTTAGCGACCCTGCTCTGTTGACGCCCCAAACTAACGTGTTGTTGACTCAACTGTTAACCACCA ATTCCCCCATAAGTGAAGCCGTCCAAGCAGCTTACAGTCAAAACCAAGCCTTAGGCTCTACCCCCGATCTATCTCTACACAGGAGAATCAAAGAAGAACATCATCTGCCAGTTTTGCCTCATTCTTTGACGTCCCAAATCACCGTGACCACAGTTGCAATGACCAATGGAGATAAT CAGTCGTACCTGAGCACCGCAAACAGTCCCCTGGACTCTCCATCGCAAAACTTGCACTCGCCCACCTCTTCTCAAGGTTCCATAGGGTCTCCCGGACGAGAGGGTTCCAATCGAGACAGGAGAGTAGGACACATACACGCAGAGCAAAAGCGCAGGTGCAATATCAAAAATGGGTTCGACATGATGCATTCGTTGATACCGCAACTCAACCAGAACCCTAATGCCAAG CTCGCTAAAGCGGCAATGCTGCAGAAGGGGGCCGAATACATTCGGCTCTTGCGGACTGAGCGTAATCAGTTGAGGGATGAAATGGACTCGCTGAGGCAACAAATCGAATCGCTCAACACGTCGATAAG CGTTTTATTTTGCAGCAACTGCCAGTCCATGTTGCCAGCGACGGGGGCTCCGGTGTCGCGTAGGCGCGACAGTCGCATGCAAGAAATGTTCGACGAGTATGTTAGTAGACGCACAATGGAAAATTGGAAGTTTTGGATC TTCAGCTTAATATGCAGGCCTCTATTAAATTCCTTCAACAACTTCGTTTCAAGCTCGAGTTTGGAGGACCTTTACGCCTCCACGTTACTGTGGGTTGAACAGCATTGCACCCTAGTGGATCTCAGACCAG TTGTGTTAAATTCGTTACGGTACCTGTGCACCAAGACAGAAATCCTGTCAGAACCAGAAAAGTTAGCTGAAGAGGCGAGAAAATTGGTGCTGCagcaagataaaaaataa
- the Mondo gene encoding MLX-interacting protein isoform X1: MLCRSKFVNKPEIMSYLVQHKRLDKPGRESIHSGQFMVSQFEAEEQDDEDNLAVPIPEVDAKTVVPIKAYLQGTLDASNSRNQQQPICIEHSLSKLFQCMSIAYRQKLTSPKWNRFRGVRLRWKDKIRLNNVIWRCWHLQFIKKENTLICQFASPLDVDTHNKPEAIVLEGKYWKRKLAAVTAEYKKWRMFYRNHLYGPTHKEDVDMLNGMDAIFGDSNSVNNMMMIDEDYRELMSDTLFSTITNQPFPFPDTRELAKFGFADFIQPSLGPLQPNLIDYMDTFDPLQELCATKLPTVPEEHPHPGSWEYANHHVNPTDLSVQVQVSQVPSTSAPQYQQHTSSLQDNQLQIQENASTYGSHAMLSSNEPYIQTSSYPINPKLNPKSRGKHHGQHLQSSMASYQAYSGGQTLVTDVEHVILNNKLQVPMKSCSSQGQQQRSADMGETPGSFQEAFRAHASSAPAGYKFGPPGRPSVKFTSPTMQQQQQQVQAQASQLQMQPLPIHVSPISYHPNLASVQQKDKEDHRNRPPLRGRGRSRSNTREPPKRPPLISAVSDPALLTPQTNVLLTQLLTTNSPISEAVQAAYSQNQALGSTPDLSLHRRIKEEHHLPVLPHSLTSQITVTTVAMTNGDNQSYLSTANSPLDSPSQNLHSPTSSQGSIGSPGREGSNRDRRVGHIHAEQKRRCNIKNGFDMMHSLIPQLNQNPNAKSFQLAKAAMLQKGAEYIRLLRTERNQLRDEMDSLRQQIESLNTSISVLFCSNCQSMLPATGAPVSRRRDSRMQEMFDEYVSRRTMENWKFWIFSLICRPLLNSFNNFVSSSSLEDLYASTLLWVEQHCTLVDLRPVVLNSLRYLCTKTEILSEPEKLAEEARKLVLQQDKK; the protein is encoded by the exons ATGCTATGTCGCAGTAAATTTGTCAACAAACCGGAGATCATGTCCTATTTGGTGCAGCACAAGAGGCTGGATAAACCGGGCCGAGAGTCCATCCATTCGGGACAGTTTATGGTATCCCAATTTGAAGCCGAAGAACAGGACGACGAAGATAATCTAGCCGTCCCTATTCCCGAGGTCGACGCCAAGACTGTTGTCCCCATTAAGGCCTATTTGCAGGGGACTTTGGACGCTTCGAATAGCAGGAACCAGCAACAGCCCATATGTATTGAGCACAGCCTTAGCAAATTGTTTCAATGTATGTCAATAGCCTATAG ACAAAAACTGACTTCGCCCAAATGGAACCGATTCCGAGGGGTTCGCCTCCGATGGAAGGACAAGATACGGCTCAACAACGTGATATGGAGGTGCTGGCACCTTCAAT TTATCAAGAAGGAGAACACCCTTATCTGTCAATTTGCCTCCCCGCTTGATGTGGACACTCACAACAAGCCCGAG GCCATTGTTCTGGAAGGAAAGTACTGGAAAAGAAAACTAGCTGCTGTCACTGCTGAATACAAAAAATGGCGCATGTTCTACCGGAACCACCTCTACGGGCCCACCCACAAAGAGGATGTAGACATG CTCAATGGAATGGACGCTATCTTTGGCGACTCAAACAGTGTCAACAACATGATGATGATCGACGAGGATTATCGGGAATTGATGAGCGATACCTTATTCTCCACGATCACCAATCAACCGTTCCCATTTCCTGATACAAGGGAACTGG CAAAATTTGGTTTTGCCGATTTTATACAGCCGAGTTTGGGTCCTTTGCAGCCGAATTTAATCGACTACATGGACACGTTTGATCCGTTACAAG AGTTATGCGCTACAAAGTTACCAACAGTACCTGAGGAACATCCCCACCCAGGCTCGTGGGAATACGCCAATCATCACGTGAACCCCACTGACTTATCCGTTCAAGTTCAG GTGTCTCAAGTGCCATCCACCTCAGCTCCTCAATATCAGCAACACACGTCTTCGCTCCAGGACAATCAGCTGCAAATCCAGGAAAACGCGTCCACATACGGCAGTCACGCGATGCTTTCCTCGAATGAGCCCTACATCCAGACCAGCAGCTATCCCATAAACCCGAAATTGAACCCCAAATCTAGGGGAAAGCACCATGGGCAACATTTGCAATCCTCGATGGCTAGCTATCAAGCGTACAGTGGAGGGCAAACCTTAGTCACGGACGTCGAACATGTGATTCTTAATAATAAGCTTCAAG TGCCAATGAAAAGCTGCTCATCTCAAGGGCAGCAGCAGCGCTCTGCAGATATGGGAGAGACTCCTGGGAGTTTTCAGGAGGCATTCAGGGCACATGCATCTTCCGCCCCTGCGGGGTACAAATTCGGGCCGCCTGGTCGACCCAGCGTTAAGTTTACATCACCCACAatgcagcagcagcagcagcaggtACAGGCACAGGCGTCCCAACTGCAGATGCAACCACTCCCCATACACGTGTCCCCTATTTCTTACCATCCCAACTTAGCCTCAGTA CAGCAAAAAGACAAAGAAGACCACAGAAACAGACCTCCTCTGCGTGGAAGAGGGCGGTCTAGGTCCAACACTAGGGAACCCCCCAAAAGGCCCCCCCTAATTTCAGCCGTTAGCGACCCTGCTCTGTTGACGCCCCAAACTAACGTGTTGTTGACTCAACTGTTAACCACCA ATTCCCCCATAAGTGAAGCCGTCCAAGCAGCTTACAGTCAAAACCAAGCCTTAGGCTCTACCCCCGATCTATCTCTACACAGGAGAATCAAAGAAGAACATCATCTGCCAGTTTTGCCTCATTCTTTGACGTCCCAAATCACCGTGACCACAGTTGCAATGACCAATGGAGATAAT CAGTCGTACCTGAGCACCGCAAACAGTCCCCTGGACTCTCCATCGCAAAACTTGCACTCGCCCACCTCTTCTCAAGGTTCCATAGGGTCTCCCGGACGAGAGGGTTCCAATCGAGACAGGAGAGTAGGACACATACACGCAGAGCAAAAGCGCAGGTGCAATATCAAAAATGGGTTCGACATGATGCATTCGTTGATACCGCAACTCAACCAGAACCCTAATGCCAAG TCGTTTCAGCTCGCTAAAGCGGCAATGCTGCAGAAGGGGGCCGAATACATTCGGCTCTTGCGGACTGAGCGTAATCAGTTGAGGGATGAAATGGACTCGCTGAGGCAACAAATCGAATCGCTCAACACGTCGATAAG CGTTTTATTTTGCAGCAACTGCCAGTCCATGTTGCCAGCGACGGGGGCTCCGGTGTCGCGTAGGCGCGACAGTCGCATGCAAGAAATGTTCGACGAGTATGTTAGTAGACGCACAATGGAAAATTGGAAGTTTTGGATC TTCAGCTTAATATGCAGGCCTCTATTAAATTCCTTCAACAACTTCGTTTCAAGCTCGAGTTTGGAGGACCTTTACGCCTCCACGTTACTGTGGGTTGAACAGCATTGCACCCTAGTGGATCTCAGACCAG TTGTGTTAAATTCGTTACGGTACCTGTGCACCAAGACAGAAATCCTGTCAGAACCAGAAAAGTTAGCTGAAGAGGCGAGAAAATTGGTGCTGCagcaagataaaaaataa